One segment of Vibrio gazogenes DNA contains the following:
- the rpoD gene encoding RNA polymerase sigma factor RpoD: protein MDQNPQSQLKSLVLKGKEQGYLTYAEVNDHLPAEIVDSEQVEDIIQMINDMGIKVVETAPDADDLALNDDTNITDEDVAEAAAAALSSVESEIGRTTDPVRMYMREMGTVELLTREGEIDIAKRIEEGINQVQSAVAEYPGTIPYILEQFDRVETEELRLTDLISGFVDPDADETTSPTATHIGSELTGSDLEDEDMPLASKDKDDEDEEDEESGDNTSDDDDSDDDVGIDPELAQEKFNNLRNKYRDYQLALNEFGESNKQTSQASELVLDAFREFRLTPKQFDNLVETLRGSMDRVKTQERLIMKHVVEHAKMPKKAFITAFTGNESDENWLDTILSSDKPYVDKIRKSEEDIRRSIQKLKAIEEETSLSVVRIKDISRRMSIGEAKARRAKKEMVEANLRLVISIAKKYTNRGLQFLDLIQEGNIGLMKAVDKFEYRRGYKFSTYATWWIRQAITRSIADQARTIRIPVHMIETINKLNRISRQMLQEMGREPLPEELAERMQMPEDKIRKVLKIAKEPISMETPIGDDEDSHLGDFIEDTTLDLPIDSATATSLKAATRDVLAGLTPREAKVLRMRFGIDMNTDHTLEEVGKQFDVTRERIRQIEAKALRKLRHPSRSETLRSFLDE from the coding sequence ATGGATCAAAATCCGCAGTCACAGCTTAAATCACTTGTCCTCAAGGGCAAAGAACAAGGCTATCTGACCTACGCTGAAGTCAATGACCACCTCCCTGCAGAAATTGTAGATTCTGAGCAGGTAGAAGACATTATTCAGATGATTAACGACATGGGTATCAAGGTAGTCGAAACTGCACCTGATGCTGATGATCTGGCACTGAATGATGATACGAACATTACGGATGAAGATGTTGCAGAAGCAGCCGCAGCAGCTCTCTCCAGTGTTGAAAGTGAAATTGGCCGTACGACAGACCCAGTCCGTATGTATATGCGTGAAATGGGAACTGTCGAGCTTCTCACTCGTGAAGGTGAAATCGATATTGCAAAGCGCATTGAAGAAGGGATTAACCAAGTTCAAAGCGCTGTTGCCGAATATCCGGGAACCATCCCTTATATCCTTGAACAATTCGACAGAGTTGAAACTGAAGAGTTAAGACTCACCGATTTGATTTCAGGCTTTGTCGATCCAGATGCTGATGAAACAACATCACCGACAGCGACCCATATCGGTTCAGAACTGACGGGGTCGGATCTGGAAGACGAAGATATGCCTCTTGCATCAAAGGATAAAGATGATGAGGATGAGGAAGACGAAGAAAGTGGTGATAACACTAGTGATGACGATGATAGTGACGACGATGTCGGTATCGATCCTGAACTAGCACAAGAGAAGTTCAATAACCTTCGTAACAAATATCGTGATTACCAGTTAGCACTGAATGAATTCGGTGAGTCTAACAAACAAACGTCACAAGCATCTGAACTTGTTCTGGATGCCTTCCGTGAGTTTCGTCTGACGCCAAAACAGTTTGATAATCTGGTTGAAACACTTCGTGGCTCAATGGATCGAGTCAAAACGCAAGAACGCTTAATCATGAAGCATGTGGTTGAACATGCCAAAATGCCGAAAAAAGCGTTTATTACTGCATTTACCGGTAATGAGTCTGACGAAAACTGGCTGGATACAATTTTATCATCCGACAAGCCTTATGTTGACAAGATTCGTAAGAGCGAAGAAGACATCCGCCGTTCGATCCAAAAACTTAAAGCCATTGAAGAAGAAACGTCTTTAAGTGTTGTGCGTATTAAAGATATCAGCCGTCGCATGTCAATCGGTGAAGCGAAAGCACGTCGAGCCAAGAAAGAGATGGTTGAAGCGAACTTACGTCTGGTAATTTCAATTGCGAAAAAATACACCAACCGAGGCCTACAATTCCTTGATTTGATTCAGGAAGGGAATATCGGTCTGATGAAAGCTGTTGATAAATTTGAATACCGTCGTGGTTACAAGTTCTCGACTTACGCAACATGGTGGATCCGTCAGGCGATCACTCGCTCGATTGCCGATCAGGCCCGGACGATTCGTATTCCGGTTCATATGATCGAAACAATCAACAAGCTGAATCGGATTTCTCGTCAAATGCTTCAGGAAATGGGGCGTGAGCCACTACCGGAAGAACTGGCAGAACGGATGCAAATGCCCGAAGACAAAATCCGTAAAGTGCTGAAAATCGCCAAAGAGCCAATCTCAATGGAGACACCAATCGGTGACGACGAAGATTCGCATCTGGGTGATTTCATTGAAGATACTACGCTGGATCTGCCAATTGACTCAGCAACCGCGACCAGCTTAAAAGCTGCGACACGTGATGTTCTGGCTGGCCTGACGCCTCGTGAAGCCAAAGTGCTTCGGATGCGTTTTGGTATCGACATGAACACTGACCACACCCTTGAAGAAGTGGGCAAACAGTTTGATGTAACCCGTGAACGGATTCGTCAAATCGAAGCCAAAGCACTACGCAAATTACGACACCCAAGTCGTTCAGAAACGCTGCGTAGCTTCTTGGATGAGTAG
- a CDS encoding replication endonuclease, whose translation MSLVISIGISLDKHDFYDSKKDVVAPLDRDETVRGFIRQQGITPTETHSLNGEMGRYSDAKWWLRKLRKSRRRNIETVLHHLNQVNKKTSLYCSRLTLKARIRQKAYQHEYLSNTFAVNEHGQRFSLLELSQKGVSDPKIRKGELMVRARGFEELAQDLGHEATFLTITCPSKYHRSYSKSGDINPKWEGLTPLDGQAYLNKQWQLIRAKLNRLDIRFYGFRVAEPQHDGTPHWHLLLFVEKHQYQKMVNIMRDYALREDGDETGADKHRFTEVKIDPNKGSATGYIAKYISKNIDGENLECGIYGEDPLEAAARVDAWAACWGIRQFQQLGGCSVTVWRELRRLKDIMDLPERAKAIIEAADKGDWKTYTLQMGGVFCERKAQVFKPYYELSID comes from the coding sequence TTGAGCCTCGTAATTTCCATTGGTATCAGCCTGGACAAACATGACTTCTATGATAGTAAAAAGGATGTGGTTGCTCCCTTAGATCGGGATGAAACCGTTCGCGGCTTTATCCGTCAGCAAGGCATTACTCCGACAGAAACCCATTCCCTCAATGGTGAAATGGGTCGTTACAGTGATGCAAAATGGTGGTTACGTAAACTGAGAAAATCGCGCAGACGCAATATTGAAACGGTGCTGCATCATCTCAATCAGGTCAACAAGAAAACCAGTCTGTATTGTTCTCGTCTGACGCTGAAAGCCCGCATCAGACAAAAAGCCTATCAACATGAATATCTCTCCAATACCTTTGCTGTCAATGAGCACGGCCAGCGCTTCTCATTACTGGAATTGTCACAAAAAGGCGTATCAGACCCGAAAATCAGAAAAGGCGAGCTGATGGTCAGAGCCAGAGGCTTTGAAGAGTTGGCGCAAGACTTAGGACATGAAGCGACCTTTTTAACCATCACCTGCCCGTCGAAGTATCACCGCAGTTATTCCAAATCAGGGGATATCAATCCCAAATGGGAAGGATTGACCCCATTAGACGGGCAAGCTTATCTCAATAAACAGTGGCAACTCATCCGAGCCAAGCTCAATCGGTTAGACATTCGTTTTTATGGCTTTCGGGTGGCGGAGCCACAACACGACGGGACACCACACTGGCACTTACTGTTATTTGTCGAAAAGCATCAATATCAAAAGATGGTCAATATCATGCGTGATTATGCCTTGCGTGAAGACGGTGATGAAACCGGAGCCGACAAGCACCGCTTTACCGAAGTGAAAATTGACCCGAACAAAGGCTCAGCGACTGGCTACATTGCCAAATACATTTCCAAGAATATCGACGGTGAAAACCTTGAATGTGGCATCTATGGCGAAGACCCGTTAGAAGCTGCGGCCAGAGTGGATGCATGGGCGGCTTGTTGGGGGATTCGTCAGTTTCAGCAACTGGGTGGCTGTTCCGTTACCGTCTGGCGAGAGTTGCGCAGATTAAAAGACATCATGGATTTACCGGAAAGAGCCAAGGCCATTATTGAAGCCGCTGACAAAGGCGACTGGAAGACTTACACGCTGCAAATGGGCGGTGTGTTCTGTGAGCGCAAGGCGCAGGTGTTTAAACCTTACTATGAGCTTTCCATCGACTAA
- a CDS encoding replication endonuclease codes for MLYFALRRQFINDALALETVRGFIRQQGITPTETYFLNGEMGRYGDAKWWLRKLRKSLRRNIETVLHHLNQVNKKTSLYCSRLTLKARIRQKAYQHEYLSNTFAVNNLGQRFSLLELSQKGVADPKIRKGELMLRARGFEELAQDSGHEAAFLTITCPSKYHRSYSKSGDINPKWQGFTPFDGQAYLNNLWQLIRAKLNRLNIRFYGFRVAEPQHDGTPHWHLLLFVEKHQYQKMVDVMRDYVLREDGDEAGADKHRFTEVKIDPNEGSATGYIAKYISKNIDGENLECGIYGEDPLEAAARVDAWAACWRIRQFQQLGGCSVTVWRELRRLKDIMDLPERAKTIIEAADKGDWKTYTLQMGGVFCERKAQVFKPYYELSIDQDTGAVKTSLYCENELIRVLKGVMTAGREFITRVFAWRIESQLATSFNLEFCE; via the coding sequence ATGCTGTATTTTGCTTTGCGTCGTCAATTTATCAATGATGCACTTGCCCTTGAAACCGTTCGCGGCTTTATCCGTCAGCAAGGCATTACTCCCACAGAAACCTATTTCCTCAATGGTGAAATGGGTCGCTACGGTGATGCAAAATGGTGGCTGCGTAAGCTGAGAAAATCGCTCAGACGCAATATTGAAACGGTGCTGCATCATCTCAATCAGGTCAACAAGAAAACCAGTCTGTATTGTTCTCGTCTGACGCTGAAAGCCCGCATCAGACAAAAAGCCTATCAACATGAATATCTCTCCAATACCTTTGCTGTCAATAATCTGGGACAGCGATTTTCTTTGCTGGAACTGTCACAAAAAGGTGTGGCTGACCCGAAAATCAGAAAGGGCGAATTGATGCTTCGGGCCAGAGGCTTTGAAGAATTAGCGCAGGACTCCGGCCATGAAGCCGCTTTTCTTACCATTACCTGTCCGTCAAAATATCACCGCAGTTATTCCAAATCTGGCGATATCAATCCCAAATGGCAGGGCTTCACCCCGTTCGACGGGCAAGCTTATCTCAATAACCTGTGGCAGTTAATCCGGGCGAAACTCAACCGCCTGAATATCCGCTTCTATGGCTTCCGGGTGGCGGAGCCACAACACGACGGTACACCGCACTGGCACTTACTGTTATTTGTCGAAAAGCATCAATATCAAAAGATGGTTGATGTCATGCGTGACTATGTCCTGAGAGAAGACGGTGATGAAGCCGGAGCCGACAAGCACCGCTTTACCGAAGTGAAAATCGACCCGAACGAAGGCTCAGCGACCGGATACATTGCCAAATACATCTCTAAAAATATCGACGGTGAAAACCTCGAATGTGGTATCTATGGCGAAGACCCGTTAGAAGCTGCGGCCAGAGTGGATGCATGGGCGGCTTGTTGGAGGATTCGTCAGTTTCAGCAACTGGGCGGCTGTTCCGTTACCGTCTGGCGAGAGCTGCGCAGATTAAAGGACATCATGGATTTACCGGAAAGAGCCAAAACAATCATCGAAGCTGCCGACAAAGGCGACTGGAAGACTTACACGCTGCAAATGGGCGGTGTGTTCTGTGAACGTAAAGCGCAGGTATTCAAACCTTACTATGAACTTTCCATCGACCAAGACACCGGAGCGGTGAAAACCAGTCTATACTGTGAAAATGAACTCATAAGAGTGTTAAAAGGGGTGATGACTGCCGGACGTGAATTCATCACCCGTGTTTTTGCGTGGCGGATTGAATCTCAGCTCGCGACATCTTTTAACTTGGAGTTCTGTGAATAA
- a CDS encoding TIGR01244 family sulfur transferase: protein MLIPIYLTDSMTVSPQILPSDVARLAAMGFKSIINNRPDGEENSQPLNREIERLAKEQGLAYFHLPVISGNITQEQGKQFGQLFAQAPKPIFAFCRTGTRCSALWAMSSDELGSFDQRIAQAAEMGFDLSWVKPSD, encoded by the coding sequence ATGCTGATACCAATCTATTTAACTGATTCAATGACCGTTTCACCACAAATTCTGCCCAGCGACGTAGCACGTCTGGCTGCAATGGGGTTTAAGTCGATCATCAACAACCGCCCGGACGGGGAAGAAAATAGTCAGCCTCTGAATAGAGAAATTGAACGACTGGCTAAAGAACAGGGCTTAGCCTATTTTCACCTACCAGTGATCTCCGGAAATATTACTCAAGAGCAGGGCAAACAGTTTGGTCAGCTCTTTGCACAGGCTCCTAAACCAATTTTTGCTTTCTGTCGCACCGGAACACGTTGTAGCGCACTCTGGGCAATGAGCAGCGACGAATTGGGTTCATTTGATCAACGCATTGCCCAAGCCGCCGAAATGGGTTTTGACCTGAGTTGGGTTAAGCCATCCGATTAA
- a CDS encoding SulP family inorganic anion transporter encodes MKHSWLKWLPISSWLPDYSRHDATKDGLAAIIVTLMLIPQSLAYAMVAGMPPVVGLYASILPLIAYTLLGTSKTLAVGPVAVISLMTAEAIAPLFETGSQGYITAAATLAFLSGIVLLLMSVLKLGFLTTFLSHPVLSGFMTASGILISIGQFKHILGVPLHGENVIERLTNLILALPQTNFYTLLIGASCLIALSYARKSLKPNLIKLGLSSELAGHVTKLVPVMVMILSIVLVALFDLDKKGVSVVGQIPSGLPSFSLPSLDLTLIGDLLPAAILLSIIGFVESASVGQTLAAKRRQRIEPNQELIALSGANIASAINGGFPVTGGLSRSVVNYDAGAETPLAGTFTAIGIGITVLYFTPLFTYLPHAVLAATIIVAVSALIDVKAIIHTWKSAKSDAIAMFLTIIGVLIFNV; translated from the coding sequence ATGAAACATTCTTGGTTGAAATGGCTGCCGATATCGTCTTGGTTGCCTGATTATTCGCGTCATGACGCCACGAAAGATGGCTTAGCTGCTATTATCGTGACTTTGATGCTGATCCCACAAAGCCTTGCATACGCCATGGTCGCTGGCATGCCACCCGTTGTTGGTCTGTACGCCAGTATCCTGCCGCTGATCGCTTATACTCTGCTTGGTACCAGTAAAACACTGGCCGTCGGTCCGGTAGCGGTCATCTCGTTAATGACCGCAGAAGCCATTGCTCCGCTGTTTGAAACGGGTAGCCAAGGCTATATCACGGCCGCGGCAACCTTGGCATTTCTTTCCGGTATCGTGCTATTGCTGATGTCGGTACTAAAACTGGGATTTCTGACCACTTTTTTAAGCCACCCGGTGCTTTCCGGCTTTATGACCGCCTCCGGTATTCTTATCTCTATCGGTCAGTTTAAACATATTCTTGGCGTGCCTCTGCACGGAGAAAATGTGATAGAACGCCTGACCAACTTGATTCTTGCGTTGCCCCAAACTAATTTCTATACGTTGCTGATTGGGGCATCCTGTTTGATTGCCCTGAGCTATGCACGTAAGAGCCTCAAACCCAATTTAATCAAATTGGGACTTTCATCAGAACTTGCAGGTCATGTAACCAAACTGGTTCCAGTGATGGTGATGATACTGAGTATTGTACTGGTAGCCCTGTTTGATCTGGACAAAAAGGGCGTAAGCGTGGTCGGCCAGATCCCAAGCGGTTTGCCCAGTTTTTCATTGCCATCGCTCGATCTCACCTTAATTGGCGACCTGCTTCCGGCCGCGATTCTGCTGAGTATTATCGGTTTTGTCGAATCAGCTTCGGTTGGCCAGACACTCGCGGCGAAACGTCGCCAGAGAATTGAGCCAAATCAGGAATTGATTGCCTTAAGTGGTGCCAACATCGCTTCGGCTATTAACGGGGGATTTCCGGTTACCGGTGGTCTGTCGCGATCAGTCGTCAATTATGATGCTGGCGCTGAAACGCCATTGGCGGGCACATTTACCGCAATCGGGATCGGTATTACCGTGCTTTATTTCACCCCGCTGTTCACTTATTTGCCACATGCGGTACTAGCGGCAACTATTATCGTTGCTGTATCGGCACTGATTGATGTGAAAGCCATCATCCATACCTGGAAAAGTGCTAAAAGTGATGCTATTGCCATGTTTCTTACTATTATCGGTGTACTGATCTTTAATGTTTAG
- a CDS encoding MBL fold metallo-hydrolase, which translates to MTPNVYEFFDPKTSTYSYAVVDPDSQQCAVIDSVLDYDPASGRTSYETADKLIEFIVESGLKVEWILETHVHADHLSAAPYIKQKLGGKLGIGDKITVVQDTFGKLFNAGSDFAMDGSQFDHLFADQETFTLGHIEAHAIHTPGHTPACMAYVIGNCVFVGDTLFMPDYGTARCDFPGGDAATLYHSIQKLFSLPDETRVFMCHDYKAPNREEYLFETTIGDERLHNIHVKEDISEQKFVEMREGRDATLNMPTLILPSVQVNMRAGELPPEEDNGVRYLKIPLNKV; encoded by the coding sequence ATGACTCCCAATGTTTATGAGTTTTTCGATCCGAAAACTTCCACCTACAGCTATGCTGTCGTGGATCCAGACAGCCAGCAATGTGCCGTTATCGATTCGGTGCTAGACTACGATCCCGCTTCTGGTAGAACTTCATACGAAACAGCAGATAAGTTGATTGAGTTTATAGTGGAGAGTGGCTTAAAGGTTGAGTGGATTCTTGAAACTCATGTTCATGCTGATCATCTAAGCGCGGCTCCCTATATTAAGCAGAAACTCGGTGGTAAATTGGGGATTGGTGACAAAATTACGGTGGTACAGGATACGTTTGGCAAACTGTTTAATGCCGGTAGTGATTTTGCAATGGACGGCAGCCAGTTTGATCATCTGTTTGCCGATCAGGAAACCTTTACTCTTGGTCATATTGAAGCACACGCAATCCATACTCCGGGCCACACTCCTGCCTGTATGGCTTATGTGATTGGTAATTGCGTATTTGTTGGCGATACCTTATTCATGCCCGATTATGGCACTGCCCGTTGCGATTTCCCCGGAGGAGATGCAGCTACCCTCTATCACTCAATTCAGAAATTGTTCTCTCTGCCTGATGAAACACGCGTCTTTATGTGTCATGACTACAAAGCACCAAACCGCGAAGAGTATCTGTTTGAAACGACGATCGGTGATGAGCGTCTACACAATATCCACGTCAAAGAAGATATTTCTGAGCAGAAATTTGTTGAAATGCGTGAAGGTCGTGATGCCACGCTGAATATGCCGACCCTGATTTTGCCTTCGGTTCAGGTCAATATGCGTGCCGGAGAATTGCCACCGGAAGAAGATAACGGTGTGCGCTATTTGAAAATACCATTGAATAAAGTCTGA
- a CDS encoding Vps62-related protein translates to MSQIQQRQFGELVICFTDQFTLRWNDKGSGADDDGAYWHPIPAAGFFALGSVGVNNYGDINNNRAAMTVKAADANSDALARPTDYTLIWADHGSGADRDGSCWRPVAPDGYVSLGDVFADGYGKPSLDDVMCVRADLVYMADIGPQIWADHGSGADKDIDTFAIITPPTYLDSNRGLFAVNSFVANNKYDKPKGAPVLHVLNLPFPTESHPEPQPPHLDSFSPPSSQTTPVLDHSVWVPFTAIKDDARDTAWKVQNSPFYRVDRYAAYKTEIYDHNQTSVTQKITESITTGISKSKEESFSVTTGISVTATSGVSFLGTGGEVSATVSVELGWQRSTNITQFREETLEYSIEVPPGRAQAIWSTNYELQVVREDGSNLPTRLIFDVDYFVHSEYPNGETTREIPARRERLNFN, encoded by the coding sequence ATGTCTCAAATACAACAACGTCAGTTTGGCGAGCTTGTCATCTGTTTTACCGATCAATTTACCCTCCGCTGGAACGACAAAGGGAGTGGCGCCGATGATGATGGTGCGTATTGGCATCCAATCCCTGCGGCAGGATTTTTTGCCCTGGGCAGTGTCGGTGTCAACAATTACGGTGATATAAATAATAACCGGGCTGCGATGACCGTGAAAGCTGCGGATGCAAACTCCGATGCGTTGGCACGTCCGACCGATTATACATTGATATGGGCGGATCATGGTTCCGGTGCTGACCGTGATGGTTCGTGCTGGCGTCCTGTTGCGCCTGATGGGTATGTTTCACTCGGGGATGTCTTTGCAGATGGTTACGGCAAACCATCATTAGATGACGTGATGTGTGTGCGGGCTGATCTTGTCTATATGGCGGATATTGGTCCGCAAATCTGGGCAGATCACGGGTCTGGCGCAGATAAGGACATTGACACATTTGCAATCATAACGCCACCGACGTACCTCGATTCAAACAGAGGCTTATTTGCCGTCAACAGTTTCGTTGCGAATAACAAATACGACAAACCGAAGGGAGCGCCGGTACTACATGTCTTGAATCTGCCTTTCCCGACCGAATCTCATCCGGAACCTCAACCACCGCATCTGGACAGCTTCTCTCCGCCATCAAGTCAGACGACTCCGGTATTAGATCATTCTGTCTGGGTTCCTTTCACCGCAATTAAAGACGATGCCAGAGATACGGCCTGGAAAGTACAGAATTCTCCGTTTTATCGGGTGGATCGTTACGCTGCTTATAAAACTGAGATATATGATCATAACCAAACCTCTGTGACTCAAAAAATCACTGAATCGATCACGACCGGGATCAGTAAAAGTAAAGAAGAGTCGTTCAGTGTGACGACAGGAATCTCGGTTACAGCGACAAGTGGGGTCAGTTTCCTGGGGACGGGGGGTGAAGTTTCGGCGACTGTCTCCGTTGAGTTGGGCTGGCAGCGTTCAACCAACATCACTCAGTTCCGTGAAGAGACTCTGGAATATTCGATAGAAGTTCCTCCGGGTAGAGCACAGGCAATATGGTCAACCAATTATGAATTGCAGGTTGTTCGTGAAGATGGTTCCAATTTACCGACCCGTTTAATTTTCGATGTCGATTATTTTGTTCACAGTGAATATCCAAACGGAGAAACGACCCGGGAAATTCCAGCCAGAAGAGAGCGGCTAAATTTCAATTAA
- the dnaG gene encoding DNA primase, translating to MAGYIPRNFINDLLARLDIVDVIDARVKLKKKGKNYSACCPFHNEKTPSFSVSQDKQFYHCFGCGVHGNAIDFMMEYERLEFVEAIEELAGSLGLEVPREQGTTPFDAQKSQARKEQKRTLYDLMEQIAQFYRHQLRHPSSKVAIDYLKNRGLSKDIVQKFGIGYVADEWDLIHKNFSRTPESEQMLTAAGMLVENDNGRRYDRFRGRVMFPIRDRRGRVIGFGGRVLGDGTPKYLNSPETDIFHKGKELYGLYEVLQAHREPPQILVTEGYMDVVALAQYGVDYAVASLGTSTTNDHLQVLFRQTNAVICCYDGDNAGRQAAWRALENALSLLSGNKTLKFMFLPDKEDPDSYIRQRGTEAFEHQVQQSMSFSDFLFQGLMSRVVDNSSREGRFRVIHLAEPLINQVQDEALKIYLWEELSLRTGLSANAIQSALNKKQVSEHTPAIRPQAEMKRTPMREVIALLLQNPSYADRIPDLSSIATLDIPGLSLFIEVLEKCRNYPNVTTGQLLENWRGHRNEPLLSRLASWDIPLVEDNQEEIFLDSLDKIITQCVEKQIENLQAKERSVGLSADEKRELLALMLDLKA from the coding sequence ATGGCTGGGTATATTCCTCGAAATTTCATCAATGATTTACTCGCTCGACTGGATATCGTCGATGTTATCGACGCTCGCGTCAAACTTAAAAAAAAGGGAAAGAACTACAGCGCCTGCTGCCCTTTTCACAATGAAAAAACCCCGTCCTTCAGTGTCAGTCAAGACAAACAATTTTATCATTGCTTCGGCTGTGGTGTGCATGGGAATGCCATCGACTTCATGATGGAATACGAACGTTTAGAGTTCGTCGAAGCCATTGAAGAACTTGCAGGCTCACTTGGATTAGAAGTCCCGAGAGAACAAGGCACAACCCCGTTCGATGCCCAAAAATCACAGGCGCGTAAAGAACAAAAACGCACCTTGTATGATTTAATGGAACAGATTGCGCAGTTTTATCGCCATCAACTCAGACATCCAAGCAGCAAGGTGGCAATCGATTATTTAAAAAATCGCGGGCTATCTAAAGATATCGTCCAAAAATTCGGTATCGGCTATGTCGCTGATGAATGGGATCTGATCCATAAAAATTTCTCCCGCACGCCAGAATCAGAACAGATGCTCACCGCGGCAGGAATGCTGGTTGAGAATGACAACGGGCGTCGCTATGACCGTTTTCGTGGTCGGGTGATGTTTCCCATCCGGGATCGCCGTGGACGTGTGATTGGCTTCGGCGGTCGAGTTCTCGGGGACGGAACACCCAAATATCTCAATTCACCGGAAACCGATATTTTCCACAAAGGAAAAGAGTTATATGGTTTATACGAAGTCCTTCAGGCGCATCGTGAGCCCCCACAAATTCTGGTAACTGAAGGTTACATGGATGTCGTGGCACTGGCTCAGTATGGTGTTGACTATGCGGTTGCGTCTTTGGGGACATCCACAACCAACGACCATCTACAGGTACTTTTTCGACAAACCAATGCTGTCATCTGTTGCTATGATGGCGATAATGCAGGACGACAAGCTGCGTGGCGAGCATTAGAGAATGCGCTCTCCCTACTCAGTGGTAATAAAACCCTGAAATTTATGTTCTTGCCGGACAAAGAAGATCCGGACTCATACATCCGCCAACGAGGTACAGAAGCATTCGAACATCAAGTTCAACAATCGATGTCTTTCTCTGATTTCCTGTTTCAGGGATTAATGTCGCGTGTGGTAGATAACAGTAGTCGGGAAGGCCGTTTTCGAGTCATCCATCTGGCCGAACCTTTAATCAATCAGGTTCAGGACGAGGCGCTAAAAATTTACCTATGGGAAGAATTGTCATTGCGCACCGGCCTCAGCGCAAATGCGATTCAATCGGCATTGAATAAAAAGCAAGTTTCGGAACACACACCGGCGATTCGCCCACAAGCGGAAATGAAGCGTACACCAATGAGAGAAGTTATCGCTTTGCTTCTGCAAAATCCGAGCTATGCTGATAGAATACCGGATCTTTCAAGTATCGCGACACTTGATATTCCCGGCTTGAGCTTATTTATTGAGGTCCTTGAAAAATGTCGAAATTACCCCAATGTAACAACAGGTCAGCTACTTGAAAACTGGCGAGGCCATCGAAATGAACCTCTTCTATCACGTCTTGCTAGCTGGGATATCCCACTCGTAGAAGACAATCAAGAAGAAATATTTTTAGACTCACTGGATAAGATCATTACCCAGTGTGTTGAAAAACAAATTGAAAATCTGCAGGCAAAAGAGAGAAGCGTTGGTTTATCAGCTGACGAGAAAAGGGAACTACTAGCATTGATGCTAGATTTAAAAGCGTAA
- a CDS encoding STAS domain-containing protein produces MGLASSLALFLWRTSRPHIAVVGLIEGTQHFRNIHRFNVIQSKTVLSLRIDESLYFANARYLEDQIPEYMEQYPQTQHLVLMLSGVNMIDASALESLTLIHDRLKESEIQLHLSEVKGPIMDDMQKSDFFEHFKGKVYISQYEAMADLDSSVLQ; encoded by the coding sequence GTGGGACTAGCTTCTTCTCTAGCACTATTTTTATGGCGCACCAGTCGGCCACATATTGCAGTGGTCGGCTTAATTGAGGGAACCCAACATTTCCGCAATATACATCGCTTTAATGTAATCCAAAGTAAAACGGTACTCAGCCTGCGGATTGACGAAAGCTTATATTTCGCCAATGCTCGCTATCTTGAAGATCAGATACCGGAATATATGGAACAGTACCCGCAAACCCAACATCTGGTCTTGATGTTATCCGGGGTAAATATGATCGATGCCAGTGCGCTGGAAAGCCTGACGTTAATTCACGACCGTCTGAAAGAATCCGAGATTCAACTGCACTTATCAGAAGTTAAAGGCCCGATCATGGACGATATGCAAAAGTCAGACTTCTTTGAACACTTCAAAGGCAAGGTATATATCAGTCAGTATGAGGCGATGGCTGATTTGGACAGTTCGGTTCTTCAATAG